From Agromyces sp. SYSU T00194, a single genomic window includes:
- a CDS encoding DUF4145 domain-containing protein — protein MYSVDDASGRTREEGFEETGYVDEYSVYYAVEYFSPPLTLVLLPEGTPQEVCQAVERAARLLYLDPGLAATALRSSVEGYLTSQGVPRTSKSGGFLSLDKRLQDWRNATSHEREADLLLAVKWIGNSGTHEAGELTARDVLDGVRFIDEAFHSLYIAPDVDANAQAVSARRGRSTTQVTTS, from the coding sequence GTGTACTCAGTAGATGACGCTTCGGGACGCACTCGTGAGGAGGGTTTTGAGGAGACTGGGTACGTTGACGAGTACTCCGTCTACTACGCGGTCGAGTACTTCAGCCCCCCGCTCACGCTTGTATTGCTTCCCGAGGGCACGCCTCAGGAGGTTTGCCAAGCCGTCGAGCGCGCAGCGAGACTCTTGTACCTCGACCCGGGGCTCGCCGCCACCGCTCTCCGGTCGTCGGTTGAGGGATATCTAACGAGCCAAGGGGTTCCACGAACGAGCAAGAGCGGCGGGTTCCTCTCGCTCGACAAGAGGCTCCAGGATTGGAGGAACGCAACCAGCCACGAGCGAGAAGCCGACCTCCTGCTTGCGGTCAAATGGATCGGCAACTCCGGCACCCACGAAGCGGGCGAGTTGACGGCGCGTGACGTGCTTGACGGCGTCCGATTCATCGATGAAGCCTTCCACTCCCTCTACATCGCTCCCGATGTAGATGCGAATGCGCAGGCTGTAAGCGCGCGTCGAGGTCGCTCGACAACTCAAGTCACCACGTCTTGA
- a CDS encoding PadR family transcriptional regulator, protein MSGSFTGEGFPGASGKWGRGGQGPNLWEAMEQLRGMLEQKVGPRMGKGDVRTAVLALLAEQPMHGYQIISEIAERSGGTWKPSAGSVYPTLQLLADEGLISAEESGGRKTYSLTEAGKVEAEASADRTPPWKTSSGRDFGAGSKLPKAGIELAQAAAQVGRTGTPEQVDQAVEVLEEARRKLYGILAEA, encoded by the coding sequence ATGAGCGGTTCATTCACGGGCGAAGGGTTCCCCGGAGCATCGGGTAAATGGGGTCGAGGAGGCCAAGGCCCGAATCTCTGGGAGGCCATGGAGCAGCTTCGCGGCATGTTAGAGCAGAAGGTCGGCCCGCGCATGGGCAAGGGCGACGTGCGCACGGCGGTGCTCGCGCTGCTCGCCGAGCAGCCGATGCACGGGTACCAGATCATCAGCGAGATCGCCGAGCGCAGCGGCGGCACCTGGAAGCCGAGCGCCGGATCCGTGTACCCCACGCTGCAGCTGCTCGCCGACGAGGGCCTCATCAGCGCCGAGGAGTCGGGCGGGCGCAAGACGTACTCGCTCACCGAGGCGGGGAAGGTCGAGGCGGAGGCATCCGCTGACCGCACCCCGCCGTGGAAGACATCGAGCGGGCGCGACTTCGGCGCCGGCAGCAAGCTGCCGAAGGCCGGCATCGAGCTGGCGCAGGCGGCGGCGCAGGTCGGGCGCACGGGCACGCCCGAGCAGGTCGACCAGGCCGTCGAGGTGCTCGAGGAGGCGCGGCGGAAGTTGTACGGGATCCTTGCGGAGGCTTGA
- a CDS encoding ATP-dependent Clp protease ATP-binding subunit, with amino-acid sequence MPNDFNPETGGNSFDEFLARYLAGEQARQARSIDLSRFLTARTQGILQRAGRFALERGQTELDALHVLRVIVDDETVAQAITRIGVEPATIVSATEARLPAASDTADVDAANITQSAQRALFHAYQVARSSGSTYIEPEHLFFALVINTDAPAGQVLARAGVTAEALTQGVRETVAPDGAPTEEGASSGASDTPTLDKFGTDLTALAVDGELDPVIGRANEIEQTVEILSRRTKNNPVLIGEAGVGKTAIVEGLAQAIVAGDVPEQLLGKRVVAVDLPAMVAGTRYRGDFEERLTKLMEEIASQKGELIVFIDEVHTVVGAGGPGDGSGMDAGNILKPRLARGDLHLIGATTLSEYRTIEKDHALERRFQPVRVGEPSVEDAVLILQGLKPAYEEHHGVEYTDAALRAAVELGHRYLTDRVLPDKAIDLIDQAGARLRLRLGAKVDVSALVSRLAELEADKNHAVSAEDYEAASRIRDEIGRVQGQLDEVTSGEASARRASGEAVIDEPEIAAVVSRATGIPISRLTEGERERLANLEAELHARVIGQDDAVAAVARSVRRNRTGMGDAGRPVGSFLFLGPTGVGKTELARALAASLFDDEGAIVRFDMSEFGERHTVSRLVGAPPGYVGYDEAGQLTERVRRNPYSIVLFDEIEKAHPDVFNLLLQVLDDGRLTDGQGRVVDFRNTVVIMTSNLGSEFLASRSGALGFVASTDASGFASSSDVRARVMSKLREAMRPEFLNRIDEIVLFQKLSQAEIESIVSLMLGATRARLAARGVEFSVTDAAVSWLAAHGYEPEYGARPLRRLIQREVDDRIADLFVAGSVSDGAGAVHVDAGDGALVVAPAPAAPLAAAA; translated from the coding sequence GTGCCCAACGACTTCAACCCCGAGACCGGCGGCAACTCGTTCGATGAGTTCCTCGCCCGGTACCTCGCGGGCGAGCAGGCGCGGCAGGCCAGGTCGATCGACCTCAGCCGCTTCCTGACCGCGCGCACGCAGGGCATTCTGCAGCGCGCCGGACGCTTCGCGCTCGAGCGCGGGCAGACCGAACTCGACGCGCTGCACGTGCTGCGCGTCATCGTCGACGACGAGACCGTCGCGCAGGCGATCACGCGCATCGGCGTCGAGCCCGCCACCATCGTCAGCGCCACCGAGGCGCGGCTGCCCGCGGCATCCGACACCGCCGACGTCGACGCGGCCAACATCACGCAGTCCGCGCAGCGGGCGCTGTTCCACGCCTACCAGGTGGCGCGCTCCAGCGGATCGACCTACATCGAGCCCGAACACCTTTTCTTCGCGCTCGTCATCAACACGGATGCCCCGGCGGGCCAGGTGCTCGCGCGCGCCGGCGTGACGGCCGAGGCGCTCACCCAGGGCGTGCGCGAGACGGTCGCACCCGACGGCGCGCCGACCGAGGAGGGCGCGAGCTCAGGAGCATCCGACACCCCTACCCTCGACAAGTTCGGCACCGACCTCACGGCACTCGCCGTCGACGGCGAGCTCGACCCCGTCATCGGGCGGGCGAACGAGATCGAGCAGACCGTCGAGATCCTCAGCCGCCGCACGAAGAACAACCCCGTGCTGATCGGCGAGGCGGGCGTCGGCAAGACCGCGATCGTCGAGGGGCTCGCCCAGGCGATCGTCGCGGGCGACGTGCCCGAGCAGCTGCTCGGCAAGCGCGTCGTCGCCGTCGACCTGCCCGCGATGGTCGCCGGCACGCGCTACCGCGGCGACTTCGAGGAGCGGCTCACGAAGCTCATGGAGGAGATCGCGTCGCAGAAGGGCGAACTCATCGTCTTCATCGACGAGGTGCACACCGTCGTCGGCGCCGGCGGCCCCGGTGACGGCAGCGGCATGGATGCGGGCAACATCCTGAAGCCCCGCCTCGCGCGCGGCGACCTGCACCTCATCGGCGCCACCACGCTGAGCGAGTACCGCACCATCGAGAAGGACCACGCGCTCGAGCGCCGGTTCCAGCCGGTGCGCGTCGGCGAGCCGTCTGTGGAGGACGCCGTCTTGATCCTCCAGGGGCTGAAGCCCGCGTACGAGGAGCACCACGGCGTCGAGTACACGGATGCCGCGCTGCGCGCAGCCGTCGAACTCGGCCACCGCTACCTCACCGATCGTGTGCTGCCCGACAAGGCCATCGACCTCATCGACCAGGCCGGCGCGCGGCTGCGGCTGCGCCTCGGCGCGAAGGTCGACGTGTCGGCGCTGGTGTCGCGGCTCGCCGAGCTCGAGGCCGACAAGAACCACGCCGTCTCCGCCGAGGACTACGAGGCGGCGTCGCGCATCCGCGACGAGATCGGCCGCGTGCAGGGTCAGCTCGACGAGGTGACGTCGGGCGAGGCATCCGCTCGCCGTGCCTCCGGCGAAGCCGTGATCGACGAGCCCGAGATCGCGGCCGTCGTGTCGCGCGCCACGGGCATCCCGATCAGCCGCCTCACCGAGGGGGAGCGCGAGCGCCTCGCGAACCTCGAGGCCGAACTGCACGCCCGTGTGATCGGGCAGGACGACGCGGTCGCCGCAGTGGCCCGCTCGGTGCGCCGCAACCGCACCGGCATGGGCGACGCGGGCCGGCCCGTCGGATCTTTCCTGTTCCTCGGCCCCACCGGCGTCGGCAAGACCGAGCTGGCGCGCGCCCTCGCGGCGTCGCTGTTCGACGACGAGGGCGCCATCGTGCGCTTCGACATGTCGGAGTTCGGCGAGCGCCACACCGTGTCGCGCCTCGTGGGCGCCCCTCCCGGATACGTCGGCTACGACGAGGCCGGCCAGCTCACCGAGCGCGTGCGCCGCAACCCTTACTCGATCGTGCTGTTCGACGAGATCGAGAAGGCGCACCCCGACGTGTTCAACCTGCTGCTGCAGGTGCTCGACGACGGCCGCCTCACCGACGGTCAGGGCCGGGTCGTGGACTTCCGCAACACCGTGGTCATCATGACCTCGAACCTCGGATCGGAGTTCCTCGCATCGCGCTCGGGCGCGCTGGGCTTCGTGGCGTCGACGGATGCCTCTGGGTTCGCGTCGTCTTCTGATGTGCGGGCGCGCGTGATGTCGAAGCTGCGCGAGGCCATGCGCCCCGAGTTCCTGAACCGCATCGATGAGATCGTGCTGTTCCAGAAGCTCTCGCAAGCCGAGATCGAGTCGATCGTCTCTCTGATGCTCGGGGCCACGCGGGCGCGGCTTGCGGCGCGCGGTGTGGAGTTCTCGGTGACGGATGCTGCGGTGTCGTGGCTCGCTGCGCACGGGTACGAGCCGGAATACGGCGCCCGTCCGCTGCGCCGCCTCATCCAGCGCGAGGTCGACGACCGCATCGCCGACCTGTTCGTCGCGGGCTCGGTGTCGGATGGCGCGGGCGCCGTGCACGTCGACGCCGGCGACGGCGCGCTCGTGGTGGCGCCGGCGCCGGCCGCGCCGCTCGCCGCGGCGGCGTAG
- a CDS encoding AAA family ATPase, giving the protein MRLTEVSVQNYRSITAQTRFSIDDLTTLVGPNNEGKSNLLRAVALGMDLIQRWPSVPDNYVKGGEVTGPAAINLLRPRRSGRFAASTAGYRWSEDFPLDKQETKGARPTTIRLKFRLTDSEIGEFAQFTGIASNGDLPIELALGRLSASFGVVKPGRGAATHRAKAKDIAQFITSRLTFVSVPAIRTGDQALALVNDLARMRMQAFLASDEYQALTDQLNDLRHQAVSKVGDDLTESVRRYLPSISSIDIHTTDVQRTNTVEELVINDGTSTSIESKGDGIKSLVTMALIQEFAQEKSESQNFILAVDEPEAHLHPSSVHELQTLFEELSQSQQVILATHNPIFVNRERVESNVLVVSNAARPAKSVAQIREALGVQLHDNLASADTVVLVEGISDERSIPKLLAEVEPRVEHSVSTGRVVFRSTKGAGRMRAQIQREKSTVCRILVVLDDDAEGREEAKRIREATLLPDRNIFMLGGRKTQSELEDLIEPGVYLGALGEHFGRVFTEKHFSNRSRKWSRNLADAALAVGVPIIGDELRDQAKEVVSDAALAATTALRDSSKDHLRGLASMLFLASATLRA; this is encoded by the coding sequence TTGAGACTCACCGAAGTATCCGTACAGAACTATCGCTCAATCACGGCGCAGACACGGTTCTCTATCGACGACTTAACAACCCTCGTCGGCCCGAACAATGAAGGAAAGTCCAACCTGCTTCGTGCCGTCGCTCTCGGTATGGATCTGATCCAGCGCTGGCCCAGCGTCCCCGACAACTACGTGAAGGGGGGAGAGGTCACAGGTCCGGCCGCAATCAACTTGCTTCGACCACGACGTTCCGGTCGCTTTGCCGCGTCCACCGCCGGGTACCGCTGGAGCGAGGACTTCCCGCTAGATAAGCAAGAGACAAAGGGTGCGAGGCCGACGACGATCCGCCTGAAGTTTCGGCTCACTGACTCTGAGATTGGAGAGTTTGCTCAGTTCACGGGGATCGCAAGCAACGGTGATCTGCCTATTGAACTCGCGCTTGGTCGACTCTCTGCTAGCTTCGGCGTGGTCAAGCCCGGCCGCGGTGCGGCTACACACCGTGCAAAGGCGAAAGACATCGCGCAGTTCATTACATCTCGCCTAACCTTCGTATCCGTTCCAGCGATCCGCACCGGTGATCAGGCGCTCGCACTGGTGAACGATCTAGCCCGCATGCGAATGCAAGCATTCCTCGCGTCCGACGAATACCAGGCCCTTACCGATCAACTCAACGACCTTAGACATCAGGCGGTGAGCAAGGTAGGCGACGACCTCACCGAGTCAGTTCGACGCTACCTTCCCTCGATCAGTTCGATCGATATCCATACGACGGACGTCCAACGAACGAACACAGTCGAAGAACTCGTGATAAACGATGGGACCAGCACGTCAATTGAGAGCAAGGGAGATGGAATCAAGAGCCTCGTCACGATGGCGCTAATCCAAGAGTTCGCCCAAGAGAAGTCAGAGAGTCAGAACTTCATTCTTGCTGTTGACGAACCCGAAGCACACCTGCATCCCTCATCCGTCCACGAACTACAAACGCTCTTCGAAGAGTTGTCCCAAAGCCAGCAAGTCATCTTGGCGACTCACAACCCGATATTCGTCAATCGGGAACGAGTCGAGTCCAATGTTCTGGTCGTATCTAACGCCGCACGACCTGCCAAGTCCGTCGCTCAGATTCGCGAAGCACTCGGTGTGCAACTCCACGACAACCTTGCTTCTGCGGACACTGTCGTTCTAGTTGAGGGTATTTCTGACGAAAGATCTATTCCAAAGCTCCTAGCCGAGGTCGAGCCACGCGTCGAGCACTCGGTATCCACCGGACGAGTGGTCTTCCGTTCAACCAAGGGCGCTGGCAGAATGCGAGCTCAGATCCAGCGTGAGAAGTCCACAGTTTGTCGAATATTGGTGGTCCTCGACGATGATGCTGAAGGTCGCGAGGAAGCGAAACGCATCAGAGAGGCTACTCTGCTCCCTGACAGAAACATCTTCATGTTGGGCGGCAGAAAGACTCAGAGCGAGCTAGAGGACTTGATCGAACCAGGTGTCTACCTCGGTGCGCTTGGAGAACACTTTGGGCGGGTGTTCACAGAGAAGCACTTCTCGAATCGAAGCAGGAAGTGGTCGAGGAACCTCGCGGACGCTGCTCTGGCCGTGGGAGTGCCGATAATTGGTGACGAGTTGAGGGATCAGGCGAAAGAGGTCGTCTCCGATGCCGCGTTAGCCGCGACTACGGCGCTCAGAGATTCAAGCAAGGATCATCTGCGCGGTCTTGCCAGCATGCTTTTTCTCGCTTCGGCCACCTTGCGAGCATAG